CTTCCAGTGTGGCGGCGTCCGGTCCGGGGGCACGCAGGATGACCCCGCCCACGCTGGGACGGTCCGGCACACCGTCCGGGCGGCAGTAGTGGGTGGCGTCCGGGGGCGGCAGTGGCCCGTGGGCATTCACAGTTCGACCGGGCCGCCGGGGGTGGTCAGGACCGCGCGCAGTTCGGGCTGCGGGCCCCTTTGAACCTCGACCTCGCCCGTGAAGTTCAGGGTGTTCAGCGCGGCGCGCAGCGCGTCGGGGTCGGGCGTGCCCAGGTGCAGGGTGCCCAGGCGCACGCCCCGGTCGCTCAGGCGGGTGGGGGGCGGCAGGGTCTCCCAGCAGATCAGGGACGGGTGCGGGCCGCCGCCGGGCAGGTGGCCGTCGGCGGGGACGGTCAGGGTCCAGCGGTTCGCGCCGCGTGACAGGGCCAGCACATCGGGACCGGCCGGCAGGTGCGCCACGCCCGCCACCCAGTGGATCAGGGCCGGGCCGTGCGACAGCCGCCGCTGCATGTCGGGGGTGTCCAGGCCGAACCAGCGGGGGCGCCCTGGGGCGGGTGCCTGCGGGTTCACGGCGATCACTTCCAGGTAGGCGTCGGGGCCCAGGGACAGCAGGGTGTTGTGCGTGCCGAACAGGCCGTGCTCGCCGCCGGGTTCCAGCGGGCAGTGCAGGCGGCCTTCGAGCCACGCGCGGCCTTCCTCCAGGGTGCGGGCGGCGATGACCAGATGGTCCAGGCGGGCGCCCGGTTGGCTCGGGGCGGGGTGGGCGGTCATGCGCCCCTGGGGCGGCTCATGCCGGCCGGGTCGTTCAGGACGATGGCGGCGGCCTTCTCGCCACTTTCCATGGCGCCCTGAATGCCGCTCATGGAGGTCGCCTCGCCCGCCAGGATCACGCCGGGCAGGGGCGTGGCGTGACCGGCCAGGGTGGCGGCGTACCCGGCAGGCTGCGGGTACTGCGCGTGCCGGATGCGTTCGACCAGCAGGGTCCGCAGCGTGGCGGCCTGCGGGCCGTACCAGCGGTCCAGTTCGCCGCGCACGCGGGCATCCAGGGCGTCGTCGTCGAGGTCCGGGAGGCCCAGGACGGTCACGGTCAGCAGCGACTGGCCCTGCGGGGCGCGCTGCGGGATCACGTTCGACAGCCAGTGCGCGTTGTTGATGAAGCCCGCCTCGGCGTTCAGCAGCAGCCGCGTCTCGCGGTCCAGGCCGTGCGGCGCGGCGTAGTGCAGGTACGTGCCCCCCAGGCTGCCGCGCCCGGTCGGCTGGCCGGTCAGGGCAGCGGCGCCGTCCGGGTCGGTCGCGACGATCACCTGCCGCGCGTCCAGTTCCCCGGCGCTGGTGGTCACGGTCACGTGCGACGCGTGGGACTTCAGGCGGGTGGCGCGCACGCCGGTCACCACGTCCAGCCCGCCCGCCAGTTGCGCCGCCACCTCACCCATGCCCGCGCGGGGCAGGGCCGCGCCGCCGTCCATCAGCATCCGGAAGTAGTAACGGAACAGGCGGGCGCTGGTGTCCAGTTCGCGCCGCAGGAAGATCCCCCGAAGAACGGCCGGAAGAAGCGGTCCAGCGCGCCCTCGCTGAACCCGAACTCCCGCAGGAACGCCTCGGTGGACTGGTCGTCGCCGCGCAGCAGCGTGTGCGGCGCCGGGGCGCGCAGCTTCAGGGCCAGCGCCGCCACGCGCGCCTTGTCGGGCACGCTCAGCACGCCGCTCAGCAGCGTCGAGGGCAGCGCCGCCGGGTCGCTCAGGGGACTGCCCAGCGTGTCGGTCCGCGCGCCACGCCGCACGACCGCCGCCGACGGCACGGGCACGAGGTCCAGCGCGCCCAGGTCCAGGTGCCGCCGCACCGCCGGGTACGCCGGGAACAGCACCTGATACCCGGCGTCCAGCGTGAACCCGTTCACGGCGCGCGAGTGCACGCGGCCCCCCACGAACGGCGCGGCCTCCAGCACCCGCACCCGCTGCCCGGCGCGCGCCAGAACCCGCGCCGCCGTGAGTCCTGCCAGCCCACTGCCGATCACCACTGCGTCATGCATGCGCGCAGGCTAGCGCAGGGGGCGTGAAGGTTGCAGGGCGTGGGAGCGAAATCAGTGACGGGCCGGGGGCTGTGTTGGCGGCTGGGTGGGAGGTTGGGGCGGCATGCCCTGCCCCTCGGAGAGTTTGACCAGCCACGCGAACAGCTGGATGAACGCCAGGGCCAGGGCGGGCAGGCCGGCGAGCATCATGATCCAGCCGCTCAGCTGCTGGTTCTGCAGCGGCGTGTAGTTCCACAGGCACAGGGCGCTCACGTACGGCGTGTACAGGACCTGGGGGGAGTACAGCCAGACGCTGG
The DNA window shown above is from Deinococcus sp. LM3 and carries:
- a CDS encoding VOC family protein, which produces MTAHPAPSQPGARLDHLVIAARTLEEGRAWLEGRLHCPLEPGGEHGLFGTHNTLLSLGPDAYLEVIAVNPQAPAPGRPRWFGLDTPDMQRRLSHGPALIHWVAGVAHLPAGPDVLALSRGANRWTLTVPADGHLPGGGPHPSLICWETLPPPTRLSDRGVRLGTLHLGTPDPDALRAALNTLNFTGEVEVQRGPQPELRAVLTTPGGPVEL